The genome window CCTTCAACTCACCGCCTGTGCTAAAATAGACGGAGATGCAGAGAATGAAAAATACAATCAAGATGCGGTGGGTCGTGCCTCGCTTGTTTGTCTTTAGTAAGAACTGGGGTAGGCAACGGTCTAGCGCCATGCGATGAACCAAGCCATTGACGCCGACAAAGCTCGTCAGCACCGCTCCGCTGAGCACAAGCACCGCATCCACGGATATGACCAACGCGAGCCAATTACCGCTGGCCAATGTGCCGAGGTTAGACAGTAGCGCTTCTTGTTCTTGGAATATGGTATCCATGGGCAAGAGCGACAGCGCCATCAGAGCAATTAGGGGATTAATAATCGAGACCGCGAGCCACATGTTTCGGAGTGTTTTAGGAAACACGCCATCGGCCTGTTCTTCCACGAAATTAGCAGAGCTTTCAAAGCCTGAAATGCCTAACATCGCGGCGCAAAAGCCGAAGAAAATAGCCTGCTTCCAGCCACCTTCGACCGGAATACTCATATTTAGAAACAGAGTTTCCGTGCCGTTCTGAAAGAGCCAGAAGCAGCAGCAAATGATCAACAGTGAAATGGAGAAGAGGTGAAAAAGAAAGATCCCGATCGCGACCTTCGAGGATTCGGCGATGCCCCAAATCGTAAGGAACATAAAGAACGCCAGTAAACCGACCGTGGCGATTTGAATATTAATTGAGCTGAAGATCGTATGCGCGTAATGTGCTGCTTCACTCCCTGAAATGACGGCCGTTGCCATGTAAGAAAGCACGGTCAGGCAAGCAGCGAACGATGCCTTAAACTTGCTGGTGGTATTGAGCAGCGCGTTGTAGGCTCCACCGTTCAAAGGCAACGCTCCGACGACTTCGGCATAGATCGAACGATAAAAATAAAGCACGGCCGAAACAATCAGCAAGGCCAACGGTCCCCATCTTCCAGCATAGAAAATTGCCAATGCCGAAACATAGAGGCAGGAGGATGTGATGTCATTGCCGCAAATGGCAGTTGATGCCATTTGCCCCAGCTTAGTGTGTTCTGCGGCCTTTTTCATTTGTGCTGCAATGTATATTTACTCAGTCGCGATGCAACTAATTGGTTGTGTATTATTGCTAGGCGCTATGCCCTTGACTCGTCTCCTCGAGTCGATCCGCGTGGCATATTGCCCGCTCTTATTGCGACATCGGTGTGCAAGAAGCGTGCTGCGTCTGCCGAGGCTTTCACTTTGATCGCACTTCTGGCTAGCATCTCGACTTTGAACTCGAGTAGGGCTTTTGTGACCGATCCTTTAGTCGTGATGTTTGTCTTGTGAATGGAACGAGCCAATGAGAGGGCATCGAGTAATGCTTGGTTCGCTCCTTGCCCTTTGAAGGGACTCATCGGGTGGGCGGCATCTCCAATGAGTGTCACGTGCGAATTCTCAGGCAACAGGTCACTCGTTAAGAGCTCACGGTCGTAGGCGGGGTAGCCGGAAACCAGAGCCACAGGTGTCTCTGCGATAATTTGAGGGATCGGGGTGTGCCACGCTGGGCATCTGCGAAGCGCTTCCTCTTTGAGTGCTTGGGCTCCTTGTCGGTTGAGTGATTTGGCCTCTGTTTCCGGTAAAGGAAAACTGAGCTGCCACATGATGGTGCTTGCCGAATACGGCATCATGTAAATACGTTCGTTGCCATTGGCGGTTTGAAACACTGTTTCTCCATTCAACAGCGTAGAGTCTTCGATGTTTTCTAAAGGGCAAATCCCCAAAATTACAATGCAATCTAAGTAACGTAGCGGCGTCGCCGCGTCGCCGATCAATTGCTGTCGAACCGAACCACGAATACCATCTGCGCCGACCACTATGTCTGATTGAACCGTTTTGATCGAGTCATCATTCCCCACCTGGAAACGAAGGTTCACATGCGCCTCGCACTCTTGGTAATCCAGGAACTTATGATTCCATTGAACCATGTCATGGCCTCCTAGAGCCTTGAGTAGTTGGTTGCGTAGTGACTGCCGAGGGACGTGCACATTGCGCCGCCTCGGGGAGGTATTTGAACTAGGTTTTCCCCATTTTCTCAATCCCCACTCTCCAACCACTTCACCGTCTGTCTTATGCACGACATGTTTGGTGGAGGTGATGCCTTCTTGCAGTTCAGAGATACCAAAGCCCTCAAGTGCTTTGCTGGCTTGTTGCATCGTCAACCCGTAGCCTTGAGAGCGTTGCTCAAAATGATCATCGCGTTCGTAGATCGAAAAAGGGATGCCGCGGTGTCGACAGGCCACCGCCAGAGCTAGTCCGCCGAGACCACCACCAATGATCGCAATGTTGGGGTAGCTCGTATTCGGTAGAGTAACTGCGCTAGATTCTTTTAGGCCTGCGCCCTGGCATTCATCGCAGTCATCAATGTGATCCACCAGTGGAGTGGGCTGCTCAGAGGCGGTGCCCCCTGCAGCTGCCAGTAGCGCTCGTTTGTAGCGATTTCGAGCTCGTTTCGTAGGTCGATGACTCACTTTCCCTTCTCCATGACAGGCCTGACACACCGTCCAATGGGAGAGGCCTGAGCTATCGGTATCTGATGCGTGGCCGATACTAGGGCACTTCTCGTCGTTGTTCATCTCGTCCCTCATAAAGCAAAGGGCAGATGAATAAGCAAGGGGGCAGACCATTTATCTGGATTGCTACTTAATCTCAATTCGATGGACTTCGTCCTTTATCGGACGAAGTCCATCGCCGTATGCTACATTTTTCTCAGAGATTAATTATGAATATCGAATCCTACATCCGCACGACGCCAGACTTTCCGAAGCCGGGCATCATCTTTCGCGATTTCACGCCTTTGCTCGCTGACGGCCCTGCTTTTAAAGCTTTGATCGATCAGTTAAAAGAACGTTACGTGGGGAAGCCGATCGATGTGGTGGTTGGTATCGAAGCGCGAGGATTCGTTTTAGCGTCTGCGTTGGCCTACGCGTTGGGCGCTGGCACGGTGCTTATCCGTAAGGAGGGTAAACTACCACATGAAACACATGCACAAGAATATGAGCTAGAGTATGGCTCCAGTGTGCTGGAGATCAGTCGCGACGCCTTTCAGGAGGGGCAACGCATCTTGGTGGTCGACGATGTGTTGGCGACTGGTGGCACCGTGGGTGCTGCGCTCAAACTAATCCAAGGCCACTTTTCAGTCGCAATCGAAGCGCTCGTTTTCTTGATGGAACTAGATGATCTAAAGGGGCGTGAAAAATTGTCGGATTTACCGATTCATTCCGTTTTCCACTACTAGGAATCGGCAAGGTGGATAATTTTTTGATCTGATTGGTAGCGTGCAGTTTTAGCGAGCGTTCAGTGCATCGTGCAGATACGATGGACGTTTGCTAAAGTTGCACGCTACGAATTTTGGCAAGTGACAAGGCTCTTGTCCGTGCAGAACGCGCAAGTCCTACTCAACGGGACCTTCGTAGATGCCGATGTAAGGCACGTTGCGGAACTTCTGAGCGTAATCGAGCCCATAGCCGCAGACAAATTCGTCTGGGATATCAATGCCGCAGAAATCGATAGGGACTTCGACTTTTCGGCGAGAAGGTTTATTGAGCAGTGTGCAAATACGTAGCGAAGCAGGGGTGCGACCTTCGAGCATACGGATCACTTTACTAAAAGTGTTCCCAGTATCGATGATGTCTTCCACCAGCAGCACGTCGCGATCGGTAATGGACTCGTCGAGATCCATCACCACTTTTACATCACCTGAGCTGATGGTGTCGTCACCATAGCTGGAGATCGTCATGAAGTCGGTGACCATCGGGCATTTGATTTCGCGCACTAGGTCGGCCATAAATATAAACGACCCACGCAAGAGACCCACGACGATCAGTTCCTTGTCGGAGTCTTTATAGCATTCAGTGATCTCGCTACCAAGCTTTGCTACGATTTCGGCAATTTCTTCTTTTGAAATTAGTGTTTTTTGAAGTCCTTGTTCGCCCATATTCTTTGTCTGTTGAAGGTGTGTTAGTTGGCAACTGTGACGGCCAGATTGATTGCAGATAGTAGGCCGACAACCCACATCACAGGGGAGACTCTTTTCAAGTCACCACAGCAGACGGCAATGATCACATAGGATAGGAATCCTACGGTCAGACCCGTTGCGATGCTGAACGTCAGTGGCATGAGGATCATTGTCAGGAACGCAGGCACTGCGTTTTTGAAGTCGATGAAATCAATCTGCTTGATATTCCGAAACATGAAGACACCGACGATGATCAGCGCTGGGGCAGTGGCAAAGGCAGGCACTGCTCCGATGAGAGGTGCGCAAAACAGGCCTACGAGAAAGAGGCAACCCGTAACGACGGATGCGAGTCCGGTGCGTGCGCCATCAGCGATCCCAGCCGCCGATTCGATGTAGGTTGTCGTCGTGCTGGTGCCCATTAGCGAGCCAGCAATCGTGGCCACAGCATCTGCTTCAAGCACCTTGTCGATATGCTTGATCGTGCCATCTTTTTCGACATGCCCGGCTTCATACGAGCAGGCGACGATCGTGCCGATCGAGTCAAACAAGTCCACGAACATGAACGAGAAGATCGCACCGGCCAGACCCCATTTTAGGGCACCGAGAATATCGAGCTGAAAGGCCAGTGGTGCGAGACTTGGCGGAGCTGAGAAAACACCGTCGAGATGCACCTCGCCCAATAAAATGCCTGCGATAGTCGCCGCAAAGATGCCAATCAATATTGAGCCTTTTACCTTTTTAACTTCTAGAATGGTGATCAGCACTAGGGCGCCAAGTCCAATCAGAACGGGGCAGGTGAGTTGACCGATCGAAACGAGCGTTGCGGGGTTATCGACGACTAAGCCGAGGTTCTTTAAGCCGATGAAAGTAATAAACAGACCGATACCTGCTGCAGTCGCAATACGTAGAGATAATGGAATGGCCGACACCACTTTTTCTCGAATCCCCGCGAGCGTCAGTATCAAGAAGGCGACGCCGGACACGAATACCACGCCCAATGCCGTTTGCCAAGTGAGGCCTTGGCCGAGCACCAGTGTATAAGTAAAGAAGGCATTGAGCCCCATTCCCGGAGCCATGGCAAAGGGCACTTTAGCCCAGAAGGCAACTAACAGCGTGCTAACACAGGCCGCGAGGCAGGTGGCTGTAATCAGAGCCGGTTTATCCATGCCTGCCTGACTGAGGATCATCGGATTGACGAAGATGATGTAGGCCATCGTCAGGAAGGTCGTGAAGCCGCCAATGACTTCTGTTCGAACCGTAGTGTTATTTTCTTGGAGCTTAAACATATCTTTTTTTAGGGATTATCCTCTTACTTTTTTAATACTTAGTATGTTGCATTCATCAATAGTCATTTCAGGTGCCAAACAAGCGGTCGCCTGCATCGCCGAGTCCTGGTAAAATGTAGGCGTCATCGTTGAGCTTATCATCAAGGGCCGCCGCAAAGATTTCGATGTCTGGGTGCGCGTGTTGGAATGCTTCGACGCCCTCGGGGGCTGCCACGAGGCACATGAACTTGATGTTTTTCGCGCCGTTTTTCTTCAGTAAATCGGCAGAGGCGATTGCGGAGCCACCAGTGGCTAGCATCGGATCGACCATCATAAACATGCGCTCTTCTGCATCCGCCATTGGCTTGAAATAATAGGTCACCGGCTTGTGCGTCTCATGGTCGCGATATAAGCCGAGGTGGCAAATCGCGCAGTTTGGAATCAGGTTGAGCACGCCATCTACCATGCCCAAGCCCGCGCGCAGTAATGGCACGAGCACGACCTTGTGACTGTCGATCACATGGCCCACGGTCGTCTCTAGTGGAGTATCTACCTGCACTGTGTGCACTGGCAGGTTTTTTGTGATTTCATACGCGAGCAGTGTGCCGACTTCGTCTACCAGTTCCTTGAATACTTTTTTTGGTGTCGTTTTGTCGCGAATGTAGGTCAGCTTGTGCTGAATCAACGGGTGATTCGAAATCGTTAATGTTGGAAACCTCTTCATAGTCGTGTCCTCGTATTAGTCGTTATCCGGATCGTCCGGTAAGATGATGTGTAGCACTAGATTGGCAATCATACCCACGAGAGCGGCTAGGCCAATACCCTCGATTGTAATGTTGCCGATTGGAATTTGGACGCCGCCAAGCCCGCAGACTAGAATCAGTGCTACGATGATCAAGTTGCGGCTGCGGTTGAAGTCAAGCTGTGCGTTGGAGATGGTGCGGATGCCAACAGAGGCGATCATGCCAAATAGGATGAAGCTGACGCCTCCCATGACCGCCACCGGAATCGTCTGGAGAAAGCTGCCGATGGGGCTGACGATGCCGAGAAGGATAGCAAAGACCGCAGCAATACGAATCACCGCTGGATTGTAGTTCTTGGTTACCGCTAAGACGCCCGTGTTTTCAGAGTAGGTCGTGTTCGGCGGGCCACCAATGAAGCCCGAAAAGATCGTCGCCAAGCCGTCTCCCAGTAAGGTGCGGTGTAAGCCTGGTTTTTTGAAGAAGTCCTTCCCGACCACAGCGCCGTTGGTCGTGATGTCGCCGATGTGCTCCATTACGGAAACGATCGCGATCGGCATAATCGCTAGAATTGCGTTCAACTCGAAGGTTGGAAACACGAAATTATCTGGGCCGATAAACAAGCTGTCAGCGCCTTGCATGGCTGAATAATCCACTCGACCCAATATTGCGGCGACTGCATAGCCCGCAAAGATTCCAATAAGGATCGGCACCAGTTTGAAGAACCCTTTGATGAAGCAAGAGACTGCGATGATCGTCAGTATCGCCACCATGGATAGTAGCCAATCGGACGATGCCATGCTCACGCCTATTGGGGCGAGTGATAGGCCGATCACCATGATTACCGGGCCTGTGACCACTGCCGGGAACAAGCGCTTCATGAATGTTACGCCACCGACTTTGATCACTAGCGACATTAGCAAGTAAACCACCCCTGCGCAGATTACACCTCCCAGTGCTTCCGGTAGGCCGCTGCCATCTGCACCGGCAACCGTCTTAATGGCGCCGATAAATGCAAAACTGGATCCCAGAAATACCGGAACCATGCCTCCTGTTACGCCATGGAAAATAAATGTCCCGATGCCCGCCGCTAGTAGCGCTACGCTCGGATCCATACCCGTTAAGGCAGGCATCAGCACGGTCGCACCGAACATTGCAAAGACATGCTGAATGCCTAGCACCAGCTTCTTGTTCCAACCTATTGTGTTATCATTCATGATTCATTTTTGCTTCGATTGTGGCAGGAAACTAGCGGCTCTGATCGCTTAAGAACAAGTAAACAGATGAATAAGTTGCTCAGATCGGTATTTAATACTCCGGGCTAATGCCACGTATCGGCATACCTTATGTCATGCCAATTTACATGATTGGATCAATTTTGATGATAACTGTGCTTATATGGTTCTGAAGTAGTCGTTAATTGTAATCTTCAAATTTGACAGCCGAACGAATGGGGTTGCCATGGGCGTTCGCGTTGTTCCAGTGGTGGGATGAAAGAACTAAAACAAGTTTGTCGTGTTTCATTATTAATGGCGTTAGGTGCATTTGGAGTGCAGGGGCTGAGCGCGCAGGAAGTCGAGGAGATTGGCACTGACCACAGGCAAGGTTTTTTGTCCGATGTCGTGCTATGGCAGGATGCTAGCCTAACCTACCTTTATGGTAAGGGATTTGAAGTCAATGCAGACGAGCAGCAAACTGCGACCATCGAGCATGCCAGTGGCTTGAGCTTTGGTGATACCTTTCTGTTCGTTGACTTTACTGATTATCGGGATTCAAGTGATGATAGTAGCTATTACGGTGAGTTCTCGCCTCGTTTCAGTGCTAGCAAAATCGCTGATGTCGATGCTAGCTTCGGACCGATTAAGGACGTCTTGATCGCGACCACCTATGAGTTCGGTAAGGGGGATGTCGAGAGTCTTCTCTATGGTCTTGGTGTCGATCTCGATGTGCCTGGATTCAACTATTTCCAACTCAATCTTTACTATCGCGATCCTCAAAATAATAATTCGCGTGGCTGGCAGTTGACGCCGGTGTTCTCCTACACGATGCCAGTGGGCGAGTCCGAGATCGTGATTGATGGCTATATCGACTATGTGTTTGCTTCTGAAAATAACGACTACGAGGAAAACCTACACATCAATCCACAGATCAAATACAACTTGGGTAAGTTGCTCTGGGGTGATGAACACCGTCTCTTTATCGGTGTCGAATATGATTACTGGAGCAACAAATATGGCATCAAGGACAGAAGCTACTTCAAGACGGATCAGAGCGCTTATAGCTTCTTGTTACAATACTACCTGTAAGTCCGTCTCGGCCTTCGGTTGTTCTGCTCCATGAAGTAGGGCAGTCTTCAGATCTTCATTTTTACGTATCTGCCACTGACTCAGCAGATGTTGTGAGTCGACTTGAGTGTCGTCTAACGTGATATTCAACTTGCCGTGATCGTTGGTATGTTGTTTGTTGTGCGCGGATCTGCCAGTCCGGCCTTCAATCTATACCCCAGATATCGAAAATATGAGAAGCATCTGTTTACTACCCCTCTTTCTCGCTCTCTCGCTTTGTGCGGGCGAAGCTGGATTCAAGCCTCTGTTCGACGGTAAAACCTTGAATGGCTGGAAGGCTGCTGGTAGCTCAGGTGAGGGCGATACGGGAGCTTTCTCAGTCAATGCTGATGAGGCGGCGATACATGTATATGCTGGGCGTGAGCAGGGCTCCAAGCAAGTTACAGATTGCTTGGTTTCAGATGCCGAGTTTAGCCATTATATTCTTAAGCTTGAATACCAGTGGCAAGAGCATCGTTTTGCTCCGCGCGTGGATTGGGATCGTGATGCCGGTTTGTTATTTCATGTCCATGGAAACCTCCAGAAAGTCTGGCCGCTGAGTATGGAAATGCAGATTGGCGAGTCTGCTGGCGATAAGCCGGATGCGAAGGGGAGCGCGGGGCGCTTCCATACTGGCGACCTTTTTGTCCTCGGGAAGCAACTGTTCGCTGATACGCCAGCGGTTGGCAAGTTTTACGATTCGGATGTAGCGCCTGTGACGGGGAAAAGTATTCGGACTGGCTTAGGTCAGGAGAAGCCAAAGGGGGAGTGGAATGAGATGGAGATCCGTATTCATGGCTCAGAGAAAGCAACCTTCATCTTGAATGGCGAAGTGGTTTTAGAAACCTTCAACCTAGTTCAGACTCAGAAAGACGGAACCACGCTTCCGCTGAATAAGGGGCATATCGGTTTACAGGCAGAGTGGGCTGAGCTCATGTATCGCAATATTCGCATCAAAGAGTTGCCGCAGGAATAATCTCCATCGATTTCAAGATTGGATTCGTTTGTGCTTTTCTTCTGTTTGTATCTGTCTATCTAAGCTGATTATGAACGTCCTACTACTTGAAGATGAGCCTGACCTATCCGCTGTTGCCTGTGAGCAAATTGAAAGCCGCGGCCACACCGTGTTTCCAGCACTTGATATCGCCCATGCCAAATCGATACTTGAGGACGATAATATAAAGATCGATATTCTGATTGCCGACCAACAGGTGCCAGACGGAAATGGATCTCATTTCGCTATCGAGACCAAGCGGGGGGCTAGTGGCATCAAAGTGGTCGTCGTCTCTGGTCAGTTAAGTAGCACGGATGTCGAACAGCTCGAAGCGCATGGTGTCGATTACTACAACAAGCCATCGCTGTATTCCGATATTGTAGAGGCTTTGATCCGCAAGCACTTCGGATCATAGCAACGAAACTTCGTCTTCAAGCCTGTTTGGCTACAGCGACTTGCATCCTTTTCCGGGGTCTTGTGTCGTTCTAGCTTCACTTCTGTAAATACGTCTCATAGCTTCAGGCTATGATTTCTGGTCTTTTCCCGCGAGCAGGCTTGTGTCTGCTTGTGGCATTCGCTGGCTTGCTTCCTCGCGTTCAGGCGCATGAAGAGCAACCGACAGGGTTGGTGCCTCCGCACAGCACTTGGCTGTTTGATGACGATGGCGAAGCCGACGAGGGGTGGAATACTGATGGCTTCGACGAGAGCGACTGGCAATCAGGAGCGGCTCCACTGGGCTATGGAGAAACATACCTCGCGACCGACACACTCCAGGGGCAGCAAAAGGATTACTTTCTGCGGCATAGCTTTAGTGTTAAAAATCGTAATGCCGTCACCAGCCTTACACTTCGTGCGCGCTACGACGATGCTGCTATCGTCTTTCTAAACGGAGTCGAAATCTGCCGCACTGCACCGATGAAGGGCGGGAAAGTGCCATCCCATGAGGCCAAGAAGTTTGAGACTTTTAGTGAACTACCTGCCGAGGCTCTGCGAAATGGCACCAACGTTCTCGCGGTGCATTTACTAAATATAAACAATAAGAGCTCCGATATCGTATGGGATGCGGCATTACTGGCTGGCTCACAAGAGGTCGCCCCCTCGGACTCGTCGGATGATATCCTGCGCGGGCCTTACCTCCAGAATGCGTCTGAGCACGGTATATCGATTCTCTGGCGCACCAAGCAACCTGCACGCGGTCATGTTCGCTACAAGCAGCAGGGCACGGACGACAGCTTCTTTCGTGAAGAGGCCATTCCGACCACCGAGCACCGCATTCGTTTGGAAGGGCTGCAAACCGGCACCACTTACGAGTATCAAATCGTATCACAAGATGAGACGCTTGCCTCTGGCGTTCACCAGTTCCGCACGCTACCAGCGCAATACCAGGCAGTGCCGACGCGTATCTGGATTATCGGTGATTCTGGCACTGGTAACAGTAATGCCATGAACGTTTACCAGGCTTATCAAGACTTCGCGATAGATCGCCCAGCCGACCTTTGGTTGATGCTAGGCGACAATGCCTACGCACACGGCACTGACCAACAGTTCCAGAATGCGGTGTTTAATATCTATACGCCGATCCTACATAATACCTGCCTCTGGCCTGCGGTCGGTAACCACGAGACCCTGTGGTCCAGGATTGATAAGAATCCTCTCACTAATAATCAGGCTGACCCTTACCTCGCGATCTTTGAAATGCCCACCCAGGGCGAGGGCGGGGGGCTGCCTTCTGGTTGCGAACTCTACTATAGCTTCGACTACGGGCGCACGCACTTCATTTGCCTAGACTCTCAAGTCAGTAGTCGCAGTGCGGACGGCGCAATGTATCGCTGGCTAGAGGCCGACCTCATCGCCGCGACTGATGATAAATACGACTGGATCATCGCCTATTGGCATCACCCGCCCTACACGCACGGCACGCACAACTCGGACACAGAGACACAGCATATCGAAATGCGTGAAGTATTCTTGCCTCTACTGGAAGCGCACGGAGTGGATCTGACCTTTGGTGGGCATAGTCACACATACGAGCGCTCGCTCCTCATGCAAGGCCACTATGGGCGGAGCTCGACTTACGAGCCCGACGTTCATGCGCTTAACGTCGGCGACGGTCGCCCCCATGGTGACGGAGCCTACCGCCAGTCCGAGCACGAAGGGCGCGGCACGGTTTATACCGTCGCTGGTAGCTCCGGAAAAACGGGTCCCTTCCGTGCGCCACACTTGCCCTTTATGGTCGAGAATCACTCTACGCTTGCCTCCGTAATTGTCGATGTGGACGGCCGCAGCCTCCATGTAACGACTCTCAGTGATCAGGGAGAGGTGCTCGATACCTATCGCATGCAAAAGGATTAGAGCCTTTGTTTCGCTATATAGAATCGAGTGAGTGGGGAGCTGTGCTGGGCGGGGAGCCGCTATTTAGGCCTTATATGACTTGCTCTGATTGCAGTTCTATTATGGTATATGCTCACACTCTGTTACTATAATCAAGCTGTTGCCCGCAGCATAGAAACGACTACCCACACTCGCTAGACTCTATGACCAACAAAGCCCTTTCCTTTAAGCGCCCAGAAGAAAACCTATCCTCACTCGAATTACTCGCAGCAGAGTTCTCAAATACGGATGCTGCCATTGCAGA of Lentimonas sp. CC4 contains these proteins:
- a CDS encoding metallophosphoesterase family protein, with product MISGLFPRAGLCLLVAFAGLLPRVQAHEEQPTGLVPPHSTWLFDDDGEADEGWNTDGFDESDWQSGAAPLGYGETYLATDTLQGQQKDYFLRHSFSVKNRNAVTSLTLRARYDDAAIVFLNGVEICRTAPMKGGKVPSHEAKKFETFSELPAEALRNGTNVLAVHLLNINNKSSDIVWDAALLAGSQEVAPSDSSDDILRGPYLQNASEHGISILWRTKQPARGHVRYKQQGTDDSFFREEAIPTTEHRIRLEGLQTGTTYEYQIVSQDETLASGVHQFRTLPAQYQAVPTRIWIIGDSGTGNSNAMNVYQAYQDFAIDRPADLWLMLGDNAYAHGTDQQFQNAVFNIYTPILHNTCLWPAVGNHETLWSRIDKNPLTNNQADPYLAIFEMPTQGEGGGLPSGCELYYSFDYGRTHFICLDSQVSSRSADGAMYRWLEADLIAATDDKYDWIIAYWHHPPYTHGTHNSDTETQHIEMREVFLPLLEAHGVDLTFGGHSHTYERSLLMQGHYGRSSTYEPDVHALNVGDGRPHGDGAYRQSEHEGRGTVYTVAGSSGKTGPFRAPHLPFMVENHSTLASVIVDVDGRSLHVTTLSDQGEVLDTYRMQKD